From Malacoplasma iowae:
CATACCATATCTATTGATACCAACTGAAAAATCAGCAATTCTATATCATGGAATTGTAGTACCAAATTCAATAGCAATTAATGGTTTATTACCAATTACACTTTCTTTATAAACTTTAGTTTGTTTAATAAATAATTCAAAACTTGGCATAGAAATAATATTACATCTAATATTATGTTCTTTTTCTAAAATTTCAGCTGTCTCTAGTGCAACTGGTAACTCACTACCTGTAGCCACTAGTGAAATATCATTTACTTTATTTCCATAAAAAACATAACCACCACGTGAAGTTTTTTCTAATGGAGATTTTATTTGATTAAAAGCTAATCTTGATGTAATAATGTTAACAGGCATTTCGTCTTGTTTAAATGCAAAATCAAAAGCTGCAATCAACTCTTGTAAGTTTGCTGGTCTGAATGTTGTTGTATGTGGTATTAATCTTAAACCTCATAATTGTTCAATAGGTTGATGAGTTGGACCATCTTCACCAACTGTAATTGAATCATGACTATAAACATTAATTATAGGGTTATGAGAAATTGCAGCTAACCTAATAGCAGATCTTGCATAATCTGCAAAAGATAAAAATGTACTACTTATAGCTTTTAAACCATAGCTTGTAATTCCTGAATTAATTGCAGTCATAGCAAATTCTCTTACACCTGCATTCAAATTAACACCAAGTCTGTTTTCTGCACTATATGGTTCTAAACCATTAACTCATATTTTTGTACTTCCAGAAATATCAGCTGATATTAAAGTAAGTAAAGGATTGTATTTTGCAACTTCATTAACAATTATCCCTGATATATTTCTAGTTGCTTCTTTTTCAAAAGATAAATGGTTGAATCACTTTTTATCAAAAGTTAATTGTTTATTTTCAATTTTTCTATATTCTTCATACTTATTTTTATCAGTTGATAATTTTGCAAGTCTTTCCACAAATGCTTCATAAGCTTTTTTACCTCTTTTATGCAAACTAGCAAATTCTGTATAAGCATTTTTAGAAATTTCAAAAGGTTCATTATTATAAGATAATTTGTTTTTTAAATCATTTATTTGATCAAAATTTAAAGCAGATCCATGGGCTTTGTTAGAATCTTGGTAACAAGAACCATATCCAATGTGTGTTTTAACCTCTATAACAGTTGGCTTTTCTGTTGATTGCTTAGCAGCTTCTATAGCAGCACTAATTGCAGTATAGTCATTTCCATTATCAACTTTTATGTAAGCCAAACCTAGTGATTCAAAATATTTTTTATAATCTGTAATAGTTGAATCACTTACTTTTCCATCAAGTTGAATTCCATTTGAATCAAACAAGAAAATTAATTTATTTAATTTGTATTTTCCAGCTAATGAAAACGCTTCATATGAAATTCCTTCTTGTAAACAACCATCACCAAATAAACAATAAGTGTAATTATCTATTAACTTATATTTTTTAAAATATGTGTTTAATTTAGTTTCAGCTATAGCCATCCCAACTGCTATTGCAACCCCTTGTCCTAAAGGACCAGTTGATGTTTCAATACCATCAATTAAAATGTTTTCTGGATGTCCAGCTGTTTTTGAATTAATTTGTCTAAAATTTTTAAGATCATCCATGCTTACATTTTTATATCCAGCTAAGTGCATAGTTGCATATAATAAAGCACTACCATGTCCAGCACTTAAAACAAATCTATCTCTATTAAAAAACAAAGGGTTTTCTGGATCTACAACTAAATGATCCTTATATAAAGCATACATAATAGGTGCTGCACCTAAAACAATACCTGGGTGACCAGAATTTGCTTTTTCGATCATTTCAACACCTAAAATTCTTATAGTATCAATTGTTAGATTTGAAAATCTAGAAGGTTCTTTTTTTTCAACAACTACTTTAGTATTTGTCTTTTTTGTTTCTTTTTTAATCTCATTCATTTTCTACTCCTGAATATCTTCTATAATTTTTACAGATTTTACTTCGCTAATTTCACTTGTAAGAATTGTTTCAACACCATCTTTATAAGTCATGTCAATTAAAGCACAACCAACACAATTACCAAAAACTTTTATAGTAACTTCACCGGTTTTATCATCAAAATCAACAAAGTCTAAATCTCCTCCATCTTGGTTAATGTAAAATCTTATAGAATCGATTACATCTTTTATTTCGTCTATAATTTCACTCTTTTTTTGATTTACCATAATACTTGATTATAATATAAAAATGTAGAGGTAAATTATGAAAAATAAAAAAATTGTATTATGTGAAGTTGTTGAAATTAACAATAATTACATCAAAATTTCATATAATGATAAAATTTACCGTTGTTATTCAAACTATATATCTGATTATCCAGTTGATCTTTTTAAATATTTCACTATTGGTAATAAATATAAATTTTTATTAAAAGAAGGGATGATTTTTTCTTATAAAGATATAAGACCAAAATTATTAAAAAATAAAAAGAAACCCACTCCTACAATTAGTGGGGTTAAAAATTTAGAAAGGCATTTATTGGAAATAATAAAAAAATTAGAATAGTCCATAAATTATTTTTATTAAGTATTGTTTTGAGTGGTGGTTTAAAGCCACTTTTTTTAATTGTTCATTAAATTCATGGTAAGTGTTGTTTCAATTTAATAAATAATCTAATAATGAAATAACTTTATCTAAAGATATATATTTGTCTTCTGAAGAATCATTTCTCTTAATACTTGTATAAATTCGATTAAATTCTACACGGTAAAGTCTTGTAGTGAAATTATAAATGTGTCCGTTATGTGAAATTAAGTTTCTAATTTTTAAAAAAACATTTAGCATTTTGTCAAAATTATTAATATTAACTATAGGTATTCCAAAACTAACTAAAATTTTATTTTTAATTTCATCATCTAAAAGCCTATAAAAATTTATCGTGGTAGCAAATGTCCAAGATAATGAAAGATCCTCAATAGGAATATTAGCCAAACGTTTATATTGAATTAGAAATTCAGAAGTTGCAGCATGTTCAAAAAGCGAATAAACAAATTTTTCACTTTTTAAATCAGGACAATTTTTTATATTTGGTAAATAATTTAACAATTCATCTTCAGCGAAATTATAAATTTTAGTATCTTTTAATTTATAAAATTTAATTCAATTTTCAATTATTGTTCTTTTTAATTTTGATTCAAAAAACAATATATTTTTTAATAAAATCGACCCAACATTTTTATCAAAATTTATAAGATTAATTATTTGATTGCTATCAACAAAAGAAAAAAATCTATTGTTTTCTTCATTGATAAATATTTCACTATATTCATTTAATATATATTCAGCTGAATATATATTTAAATATTCTAAAAATTTATCTTGATCAACAATATTCAAACCATTTTCTATAAGTTTTACTAAATCTTTTTCTTTATCAATCATTATATATACCAACTTTAATTCTATCAAATAGGTGATAATAATTCATAATATAGATAAGTAAGTTAGTTTACAAAAAGAAAATATTAATTAAAATATTTTTTAAAAAATGTTCTAACATCAATATTATTTTTTAAATCAACAATATTTTTGCTACCAAAGCCAACATTGTTATTTTTAATACTAATTGAAATTAATTGCACATTTATCTTTTCTTCAAAACACATCCTTGCAATATCATCATATAAATTATTTTGGTAATAAACTTTTTCAAATACAAAAATCTTTTTGTATTTACTAATCATATTAACAACTTTTTTTCTATCAAAACAAGTAACAAAAATTGCATTAACTAAATCAGTATCATATTTATTTAAATCAATTTCATTTTTTATTTCATTAATCAAATGTCCATAAGAAATTATTAATGTTTTAGACTTTTTATTGATTTCATAAATTCAATCACCAAAATTAAAATCTGAATAGTTTTCTTTATGTTCACATTGATCTTTTGTATATCTAATAAAAAAAGGTGATTTCTTATTATCGTAAGCTAGATCAATTAATCTTGATAACACAATATTATTTGATGCATTTGCAACAATACTTTTGGGAATTGTTTTTATAAACCCAACATCATAGATTCCATGATGTGTGTTCCCATCACCATAAGAGATATCAGCTCTATCAATTAAAAAAGTAACTGGTAAATCAAGTCTTGAAATATCATGGATTATTTGATCATATGTTCTCTGCAAAAAAGTTGAATAAATAACAACAAAAGTTTTAAAACCCATTAAAGAATATCCTGATGCTTTAGTTACAGCATGTTCTTCAGCAATGCCTACATCTTCATAATTATCTTTAAATTTTAAAGACAAATCCAAAAAACCAGTTGAAAGTGTCATTGCAGGATTTATTATTTTAATTTTATTATCACACTCTAAAAGTTTTGATAATTTATTTGCAGCAACTTTGCCATATGTTGGATGTTTTTCAATTTCAATTTGATTTGAATGATATAACCCAACTAAATCATTTTCAGCTTCTTTTAACCCTAATCCTTTTATAGTTTTTAAATGTAAAACAACTGGCCCATTTTTAACTAGTTTTTTTGTTTTATTTAAAGCTTCAATAACACTTGATAAATCATTACCATTATATGGTCCAACATAATTTATTTTTAATGCATTAAAAAAAGATTTAACCAATTTGTCATCAGTATTAAACATATTATTAATAGCACCAACATTTTTTGAAATAGACATTCCATTATCATTAATAACAATAATAATTTTTGTTTGCTTACAACCAATATCATTTAGCGCTTCAAAAGATATACCACTATTTAAAACTGCATCTCCTATAACTGCAATTGTGAAATTATTTAGATTATTATTTGCGATTGCTGAAGCTAATGATAAACAAGTACCAGAATGACCAAGCGAGACAAAATCATGTTCTGATTCTAATGGTTCAAAAAAACCAGATAAACCACCACTTTTTCTAATTGTGTTGATTTTATCTCATCTATCTGTAAGCATTTTATGAACATAACATTGATGACCTGTATCATATATTATTTTATCTTTTGGCGAATTAAAACAGTATAGCAAAGCTATAGATATTTCAACAATACCAAGATTAGATGAAAGATGAATAGAATCAGTTTTTGATAATTCTATTAATGTTGTTCTAATTTGTTTTGAAATTGTTTTTAAATCATCAATACTTTTTTTGGTTATCTCATCATATTTAATAAATTTGCTCATTTTTTATTTTTTAACATTGAATAATAATTTTTCTAAAAATAAAATTAAAACTTGTTGGAAATCATTTCTTTAAAAAAGTTAATAATTCATCAAGATAATAATTTAAGTTAATGAATTTATCAACTGCGATTTGATGTTCGTTTTCATCTTGTTTTAATAGATATTTATTATTTGTTACTAAAACTCCTGAATTACTATAAAAATTAATTAAGTTGTCTTTTAAATTAACCAATTCTTTGTATGCTTTTCTAGTTGAATTCATATTGATATTGAATAAATTAATAACAAAATCTTCAGAGTCAAAATTTTGATATTGATTATATAAATCAAGCAATTGACTTTTTTGTAAATGTTGTAAATTGTAATTTATTCTTAACTTAATAAGCGATAATATCAAAAATGTTTTTAATTTTAAAGATATATTTTTTATGCAATAATTTTGCTTAGAAATAAATTTGTAAAATTGATTTAAAGTAATGCTATTTTTTTCAGCTTTTTTCAAACTCATCTCTAATAAACTCCAATAAACCTTTTATTCTTGAATAATCAACTCTTGTTGGTGACACCATAACTAATTGTGTTTGATTATCATTATTTATAACAATATCTGTTGACGCAAACAAGAGATCATTATGGCCAAATTCATCACCAAAAGTAATTGATGTTGTGTGTCCATTTTGTTCTTGCTTAAGTGCAATTTGTTCTCATATTGTTGAATTTTCCAATAATAACAAAACCTCTTCAAGTTTTTTATGATCATTGAATTCTGGCAAAGCTAAAAGACTTGATGAACCAATAATATTTTTAGTTATTTTAGATTCTTGTTTAAATTTGTCTGATTTGGAATTGAAAATTCTTTCAACAACTTCTTGCATTACAAACTCATATGATTGGACTTTGTCTCTTATAATAGTTTTTATTAACTCAAGTCTTGTATCAAGTTCTTTTAAAGGGCAATCAACTAATCTATCATTAAAAATTCTTACACAAATTGAAATATCTTTAAGAATTGATGCATTTTCTATTTTTATTAAGTTTTTGATAATGTCACCATTTGAAAGGATTAACATAATAATTGCATTACTTTCATTAATTTGAACCAAATCAACTCTTTTTAATGACAAATTTGCAGACTTATCTATTGTAACCAATGGAAGTCTTGTAACCTCTTGAATAATCCGACAGCTTTCATCAATAATAGTGTCTATAGAATTTGATCTATTAGAAAATACTTTTTTTAATCTCATTTTCAAATTATCATCTATTGCTGGTGTAGAGAATTCTCTTTCATAAAGTTTATATCCTTCACTAGATGGAACACGACCAGAAGAAGTATGGTTTTTTTCTAAAAAATTGTGGTGTTCTAAAACAGCCATTTCATTTCTTACTGTCGCAGCTGAAATATCTGGCATATATTTTTCAATAATTGTTTTACTACCAACTGGATTGGCTGTAGCTATATATTCTTGAACAATATATTTTAGAATTAGTTTTTGTCTTTCTGTCAACATAAAAAAACACCTCAATTTATATATAATATTTTACTTTAAATAATACAATTGTTTATAAAATATAGAATTATAAACTATTCTTTTTAAAATTAAAAAAATATAGCAAAACATTAATGATAAATAATTAAAAACTTTTTTAAATTAAATGAAAATTAAATTTTAACTTTCTATTTATTAGTTAAATTATAAAATCTAAATAAAAAACTCATAACTTGTAAGTTATGAGTTTATACAACAATAAAACTATTCAAACATTTCATCAAATTCATCATCATCGTCAAAATAGTCACTATCATCAACTTTTGGTTTCTTTTCTATTTCTTTTTCTACTTCTTTTTCAGTTTCTTTTTCATGTTCTTGTTTATCTTCTTTTAAATTATAAACAACGTCTCTATTTTCTACTTCAACAATTGGTTTTTGATTTTCTTCATAATATGGTTCTTCTTCATATTCTTCTTGATAATAATCATCATAATTATCATACATAGAATAATCTTGTTCATAAAAACCTTGATCATCATAATACATAGGTTCTTCTTGATAGTATTCTGTGTTGTCATAATTATCATAATAGATAGGTTCTACTGGTTGATAATATGGAACATCTATCAATTGATTAACTTCTACAATTTTTTCTACATCATGAGCCACTGGTACTTCAACCTCAACAATTTTTTGAGTTTCTCCTCCTGAAATATTTACAAGTTTTTCAACCTCAATAACCTCTGGTTCTGAACTAACCACATTAGGATTTTCTATAAATTGTGGTACTTCAACTTCAACTATTTTTTCAACAACACGAGGTTTTCTATCTTTGTATACAATTTTTTCTTGAATAGTTGGTACTGGAATTAATCTTTCAACTTCAACAAAATTAACATCTCTTTCTACTGGAATTGAATTATCAATTCTTTGATTTTTATGGTATTGATCATATGAAGTGTTTGACTTAGAATAAAGTTTTTTAAAAGTTAATTCATTTAATATTGTATTAAAAGACATTTTTTTATTAAACAATCTTATGTAGTTACTTTTTGGAAGATGGTTATTTTGAATTAAAAATTCTAGTTCAATAATTTCTTTTTTTTGTTTATCAATCATTGATAATGCAACATCATCATCACCAAGTTCATATATTAATATGTCATCTATTCTTTTAAGTTGAACTTCTAAAAAGTCAATCTCTTTTCCAATTGATGCTTTTTCATGTCTATAATTTGTTGCATTATACTCTTGGTTTAGTAAATTAATCTTTTCAAGAATATGTCTTGCTTTGTTTTTTAAGGTTTTTTTAAACTCTTCAGCATTAGTATGGTCTAATTTTTTATCTAAAAAATTTAAATCGTTGTTCATACCCATATTCTCCAAAAAATGTTTTGTTAATAAAAATATATAGAAAATATATAATTCACTATGTTTTAATTATATCTATTTAAAATATCAAAATCAATTTTTGAAAAAAAAATAAATGCTCAAATAATAAAAAAATATGATTTAATATAATTTTATAGTATTTTAATAAATATATTCTACAAATCTTTTTTAAATCATTAATTAAAGGTTTTTATTAAATAAAAAAAGCTGTTTTTTTAATAAACAGCTTCATAATTAGTTTTTCTTTGTTGGGTCGTTTTCTTTATTTGTTTCGTTTGGATTTTTTTCTTCGTTTTCCTTTTTAGGACTAGACTTAATTATATTTTTAAATAATTCTTCATAACTTAGATTATCCATATCTATACTATCAATTAACGGTTTTAAAGTTTCACTCATTTGTGAAAATCTTTCAGATCCTGTTGCAAAATTTTCTAAAACATAGTTTATAAATTCATCAACTGAAAATATATTCATTTTTTCATATGAGTCACGTTGTGATTCATATATCTTTTTTATATTTGTTCATGTCTCCAAAGAAATTTCAATTTTAATTTTTGTATCTGACATACTAAACCTCCTAAGATAGTATAGTATTATTATACACAAAATTAATAACTATAATAGTAATTTTTATCATTCTCAATGTTTAATTGCTAATTTGTTTCTTTGTTAATTTTAATTTGAATTTATCAAAAAATTTATCTAATTTAATTTCAATTGGTAATAGTATTATATTTAAATAATCTATTTCAGAATATCATCTTTTTGATCTATTGTATTTTTTATTAATATCTTTTGTAGTTATATTTTTTATATAGATAAACAAATACGCCACAATTGTTGCTAATGTAAATCAAAATATTGGAGCAGATGGGAATCCAATTGGTAACAAGTTATAAACTGAACCATATTCACTATAAGAACTATCAATGCTATTGAATCAATCGTTTTTTGATAAACCTGTTGTATTAAAACCAACTCCAAAGAAGTTTATAAAAATTGATATGTATCCAAAATAAATTAACATAAATAATATCATTGATACCATACTTCATTTAGTAAACTGTTTTGATGTTAGCAATACAAAGACTGCAAATAATAAATTAATATAATGCAATAAGAATATTAAAACATTTGGATATGTTCCAATAAATATATATTTTCAAAAGTTACCACTAATATCTTTATCTGTTGATACTACAAAAAATATTGTGATAATACTTCCAATAATAGAAAACGGACATAATATTTTGGCCATATTTTTTGTTTTATCAACTATTAAAAATATTGGTAAAACAAGTCCAATCATAGGACATAAGTCTAATAAGAAAACCCTACTTATACTATAAGAGTAATTATAATAATCATTACTTTTTCACTGACTTCAACTTAGTGGTTGATCAATTAAAACCTTAATATCACCAGATCATCTAACAACTATAAAATAAATTAATCAAATAATAGAAATAACAATAGAGAATCAATAAGAATTTATAACCCTGTATACCCTATTGTATTTTAGTGTTACAAAATAATGAAATAATATCATTGTTGTAACTGATAACACAGTTACAATACGAAGAAGTAAACCAAGTCAATTAAATCCTGAACCCATATTTACTCCTTTAGATGGTTTTTTTTATTTTATATAAAAAAATAGAAAAATCTATCTTTTTTTTCTATATTTTGCAGATAAAACTTTAAATGAGAAATAACCAAAAATTGCAACAAGGATTAATGCTAAGAATGTAGCAACTGAAATTGCAACAATATTGCCTGTACTTAAACCAGAATTGACATCAACAACAGTAAGTATTGTATAAACCATACCCAAATAATTTATAAAACCAATAAGTGATGCAATTATATAAGCAAATAAAACTGATTTTCTTTCTTTATCTTTTTTAGATAATTCATCTCTTTGTCTAATTTTATTTATTAACATTTCAATTGATGTTTTAAGTTCGCTTAGTTGATCTATTTTTTTAACTATATGTTTAATATGAAAAATTTCAAAAAAATCATCGTATCAATTCAATATTAAATTTTCTAGCGATTTAAGTTTTTCTTTGTGATAAATATCAATGTTGTGGTACAAATCATAATTAAATTCAAGTTCTATATCTTTCATCTTTCAAAGTCTACTTTGTGAGTAAATTTGAGCTCACATATAATATTCATATAAACCACTTGAGTTGTTTGCATCTAACAAACTTTTTTGAAATACTTCAGTATTATTTTTAATTAAAAGCATTGATGGTTTATTACTTAAAAAAGTTATGTAGTCATAATTTAATTCACAACAAGAATTTTCAATTTTTTCACTCAATGATTCAGATAATTTTGATAAAACAAAACTATTTTTATTCACAATATCAACTAATTGCTTATATTCAATAAAGTGTCCAGTTGAATAATCCATACCAAATAGTTCTGGTGATATAGTCAAAAGATATATCATTTTAAGATTTTTGTTTTTATCAAATAAATCATATTCACTAATTATTGGAGTTTTTGATTTTAAATAAACCTCAACAGAAAATATTGGACTTATTAAAGAATCAACCTCAAATGTTTCTTGTTCTATAAGAGTGTCTGCAATATCTTCTGCACTTTTTATATTTTTAATCGATATTATTTTATCTCTATCAAGATAAGTTGTTCTTAGGTAATTTGCTAATTCAAAAAAATCAATTTCAGAATTTTGGTTTGGATCTTCTTTTAATAAAGATGGTTTATCTAAAAGTTTTAAAATGAATTCTGGTTTTTGTGATGTAAAGTAAATTTTAAGTTCTTCATATAAACATAATGCTATTAATGAGCTTGTTAAAATTGAAAAAAATAAATCTTTTTCAATATAATTTTTTGTTTTCTCTGAAACATCATTAAAATACAAAAACTTTCTATTTACAAAATTAATTCAGTTTTGATGAAGAGATTCAATTGTTATTTGTTGAAAATCAACCTTAACTTTAGCTTTATCTGTAGGTTTAATTGATTTTTTATTTGATGGTTGGTAATTTTCTAACATGTGTAAGATGTTATTTAACGATAAAGGAAATAGTTGTTTATTAATAAAATGCTTAATTAAATTGTAAAAATATATTTTATCTACACATTCTAAAAAATCAATTCCTTCAGAATCATTAAAAACTTTATTAAAACTAAATCCACCAGATAAAAGTTTAGACTCATCATCTAGAAAAAAAGAAAGTTGTAGTTGTGATATATATGTATATAAATATGAATTAGGATTAATATCAATAGCAAAATCATATTTTCTATCTAAAGAAGTATCTCCTAAAACTTCAACATCACTTTCTGGAATAATATTTTTAATATATAATGGTTCATTAAATTTATCAGTCTCTTGAACAAAAAATAAATCACAATTTTCACTACCAGTTTTAGATGCAATTTTTTTTAAAGCAAGATTAAGCATCAATTTTATTTTGTTGTTTTTAGTTAAGTTATCAATTTCAACAAATTTTTCTAATTCATCTTCATCCATATTTTTTTGGATTTTAGGTAAAACTTTATTTACAAAAAAACGATTAGGGTGGTTTTGCAAACTAGTAAAAAATTTATCATTGATTTCATCAATGTAGAATGGTGTTAAATTTTTTATTTTTAGACCATTAAATTCTTTCTTTTGTGTTGTTACACTTTTTTTATTAGCCATACTACTACCCTCCTATCTGATTTTTTTCTTATTTTCTTTTCTATATTTTCTCTTTATATATAAAGGTTTAAAAATTGCATTCAGCAAGATTAAAAATAATATAAATACTAGCACTGTTCCAAAAGTTATTGTTCCTATATTAGCTGGGTTTTTAATCCCATCGCTTGAGTTTGTAACTGTTAAGATAGAAAAAACAACAGTTAAAAAATCAGTTATTCCAAATAATGTTGCTGTTACAAATGCAAAACCAATATTTCTTCTTTCTTTTCCTTTACCATAAATTTTATCTTCTCTATTAATTTTGTTTTTTAAATGACCAATCATTTTGTTGATATCGTTAAAATCATTAATTTTTTCAACAATTCTTTTTATTTCTGGAAGACCATAAAAATTATCATATCAATCAAAATGTAATTTATCTAATTCATAACAATAGCTTCTTAATAAATGAGGATATTTATTTTTATAAGCATCAAAATTTGCTTCTATATCATTTGTTTTTCACACAAGTGCTTGAGTGTATATTTGAGCTCACAAATAATTGTTAAATAATTTTCTATTTGCATCAATTTCGTAATTAAATTTATTTTTATTTTTAACAAGCAAAGGATTGTTATTTTTAATTATTATAGAAGTTAGAGATTTATTGTAAAAAGAAATATAATCATAATTTCATTCACATATAGTTTTATCTACAATATTACTTACTATTTTATTTCATTCATCATCAAGTTTTCATTCACCAATATTTTTAACTAGATCAGAATATCTAATGAAATTAAAATTAGTATCATTTAAACCAAATAATTCTGGATTCATGATTAATAAATAAAATATTGTTATTTCTCTATTTTTTGAAAATAAATTACTATCTTCATCTAAAAAAGGAATATCGCTATTTCTAATAATTTCATAATTTCACATTGGGACACCAAATGAACGATTTTCATCTTCATCAAACTGAATTAAAGCATTAATCGCTTCATCAGCGTCCATTATCTTTTTTCACTTTATTTTTCCTCAGTGAAAATAGTTATTTTTTAAAAGTATAGCTAATTGGTTAAAATCTTCTAAATAATCTTGTTGCAAATCTTCTTTAATTGTGATGACTCTTTTTAATAATGGGATATAAATTTCTGGTTCCGAATGTCTAAAGTATATTTTTAGTTCCTCATAAACTGCTAAAGATATCATTAAAACAATTAAAATTGAATAAAATAATTCATTGGTATATCAAGACATTTTCTCTTTACTAAAACTATTATTGTTTAAAAATTTGTCTTGAATTAATTGGCTTCATTTCATGAATAACTTATCAACATTAATATCGCTTTTAGAGTTATTGTTTATAACATCACCAAAAAGTGCCAAAATATTATTCAAAGATATATTTCTAAGCTCTTTAGAAAAAAAGCATCTTACCAAGGAATTTAAATATATTCTTTCAAATATATCATACTTATCACTTTTACTATCATTACCTCAATTTCAACTAACAGCTCCAGAAAGCATTTTATTATTCTCATCTAAATAAAAAGAAAATTGAATTTGTTCAATATATTTGAACAAATAAGTGTTTTTATCAACATCAATAGCATAAATATATCTTCTATCTGAATGAATATCACCAATTACTTTTAAATCATATAATTCATATTTTTCTTCTACAAAATATGGTTGTTTATTATCTTCATAACCCTTTTCAACAAAAAGGTCATGTTCTTTAGTACCGGTCTTAGCAACTATTTTTTTTATAATTCTATTTATTAATAATAGTATGGTATTGTGATCAGAAATACTTTCTGTATCCAATATTTTTTTTACTTCTTTTAAACCAATATTTTTTTCTATTTTACTTAATATTTTAGTTGATAACCCATGATTTCTATATTTTTGTAAACTATCAAAAAATCTAGGATTTATTTCATCAATATAGAATGGTAAAACAGTTCTAGTTTTAAGGCTGTTTATAAAATTTTTATTTTCTTTATCACTCATATAAACAACCTCCACAAAATTATTACCAATACTA
This genomic window contains:
- a CDS encoding DUF5378 family protein; protein product: MGSGFNWLGLLLRIVTVLSVTTMILFHYFVTLKYNRVYRVINSYWFSIVISIIWLIYFIVVRWSGDIKVLIDQPLSWSQWKSNDYYNYSYSISRVFLLDLCPMIGLVLPIFLIVDKTKNMAKILCPFSIIGSIITIFFVVSTDKDISGNFWKYIFIGTYPNVLIFLLHYINLLFAVFVLLTSKQFTKWSMVSMILFMLIYFGYISIFINFFGVGFNTTGLSKNDWFNSIDSSYSEYGSVYNLLPIGFPSAPIFWFTLATIVAYLFIYIKNITTKDINKKYNRSKRWYSEIDYLNIILLPIEIKLDKFFDKFKLKLTKKQISN
- a CDS encoding MPN338 family protein, whose translation is MANKKSVTTQKKEFNGLKIKNLTPFYIDEINDKFFTSLQNHPNRFFVNKVLPKIQKNMDEDELEKFVEIDNLTKNNKIKLMLNLALKKIASKTGSENCDLFFVQETDKFNEPLYIKNIIPESDVEVLGDTSLDRKYDFAIDINPNSYLYTYISQLQLSFFLDDESKLLSGGFSFNKVFNDSEGIDFLECVDKIYFYNLIKHFINKQLFPLSLNNILHMLENYQPSNKKSIKPTDKAKVKVDFQQITIESLHQNWINFVNRKFLYFNDVSEKTKNYIEKDLFFSILTSSLIALCLYEELKIYFTSQKPEFILKLLDKPSLLKEDPNQNSEIDFFELANYLRTTYLDRDKIISIKNIKSAEDIADTLIEQETFEVDSLISPIFSVEVYLKSKTPIISEYDLFDKNKNLKMIYLLTISPELFGMDYSTGHFIEYKQLVDIVNKNSFVLSKLSESLSEKIENSCCELNYDYITFLSNKPSMLLIKNNTEVFQKSLLDANNSSGLYEYYMWAQIYSQSRLWKMKDIELEFNYDLYHNIDIYHKEKLKSLENLILNWYDDFFEIFHIKHIVKKIDQLSELKTSIEMLINKIRQRDELSKKDKERKSVLFAYIIASLIGFINYLGMVYTILTVVDVNSGLSTGNIVAISVATFLALILVAIFGYFSFKVLSAKYRKKR
- a CDS encoding MPN337 family protein; protein product: MSDKENKNFINSLKTRTVLPFYIDEINPRFFDSLQKYRNHGLSTKILSKIEKNIGLKEVKKILDTESISDHNTILLLINRIIKKIVAKTGTKEHDLFVEKGYEDNKQPYFVEEKYELYDLKVIGDIHSDRRYIYAIDVDKNTYLFKYIEQIQFSFYLDENNKMLSGAVSWNWGNDSKSDKYDIFERIYLNSLVRCFFSKELRNISLNNILALFGDVINNNSKSDINVDKLFMKWSQLIQDKFLNNNSFSKEKMSWYTNELFYSILIVLMISLAVYEELKIYFRHSEPEIYIPLLKRVITIKEDLQQDYLEDFNQLAILLKNNYFHWGKIKWKKIMDADEAINALIQFDEDENRSFGVPMWNYEIIRNSDIPFLDEDSNLFSKNREITIFYLLIMNPELFGLNDTNFNFIRYSDLVKNIGEWKLDDEWNKIVSNIVDKTICEWNYDYISFYNKSLTSIIIKNNNPLLVKNKNKFNYEIDANRKLFNNYLWAQIYTQALVWKTNDIEANFDAYKNKYPHLLRSYCYELDKLHFDWYDNFYGLPEIKRIVEKINDFNDINKMIGHLKNKINREDKIYGKGKERRNIGFAFVTATLFGITDFLTVVFSILTVTNSSDGIKNPANIGTITFGTVLVFILFLILLNAIFKPLYIKRKYRKENKKKIR